A part of Terriglobia bacterium genomic DNA contains:
- a CDS encoding isoprenylcysteine carboxylmethyltransferase family protein, translating to MQMRALCTVAWMISIIYATIPCYWLLVHPHIDFWRARKVRLSMVGPLWITLWIIVAAITWRWRTLALYATPWTWIPAAALILTGFGIYTLARRDFTTDQVLGRSELEPDRHEQRLNASGIRARVRHPYYLGHLCELLGWTIGSGLVVLYALNAFAMISGAFMIAAEERELEARFGDQYRDYKARVPAILPRL from the coding sequence ATGCAAATGCGCGCCCTCTGCACCGTCGCCTGGATGATCTCAATCATCTACGCAACCATTCCTTGCTACTGGCTGCTGGTCCATCCGCACATTGACTTCTGGCGCGCGCGCAAGGTGCGCCTCAGCATGGTCGGGCCGCTGTGGATCACGCTCTGGATCATCGTTGCCGCAATCACTTGGCGGTGGCGCACGCTTGCGCTGTATGCCACGCCGTGGACCTGGATTCCCGCCGCCGCCCTGATCCTCACCGGCTTTGGGATCTACACCCTGGCGCGTCGCGACTTCACCACCGACCAGGTCCTGGGCCGCTCCGAACTTGAGCCGGACAGGCACGAACAGCGCCTCAATGCCAGCGGCATCCGCGCTCGCGTGCGCCATCCCTACTACCTCGGGCACTTGTGCGAGTTGCTCGGCTGGACGATTGGCTCCGGGCTGGTCGTGCTGTACGCGCTGAACGCGTTCGCCATGATCAGCGGCGCTTTCATGATCGCCGCCGAGGAGCGCGAACTGGAAGCCCGCTTCGGCGATCAATATCGCGATTACAAAGCGCGCGTGCCCGCCATTCTGCCCCGACTCTAG
- a CDS encoding FtsX-like permease family protein has protein sequence MSFELFIASRYLRAKRRQAVIGIITGISIAGVMAGVASLIIALAINNGFRQDLQNRLLGSTSHIQLLRVESDGIRNWQSLLERLSKEPHVVAASPAIYEQVLVSRGARAKGAILKGILPEYERKVSDMLKNVTVGSAAPLEPQPPCPVVPNRNEVGVGAVIDRIVPQSAADCQKPSTAGTVPDALNRSASFPPVVLGKDMADDLGASVGSVVMVISPQGELTPFGLVPKYARFKVVGIFNSGFYDYDSSWAFIRLADAQQLFGLGDLVSVIEFKIADIYQAGQVGTELQHAAGPGFMATNWMEQNRALFRALRLERVVTFITIGLIVFVAALNILISLIMMVMEKTRDIAVLISMGAKKRQVRRIFIAQGVLIGIIGTALGLVLGYALSWAGGHYHFISLSPEVYSIDYVPFAPRAIDGVWVSLVAIGVSFVATIYPSWSASSILPAEALRYE, from the coding sequence ATGTCCTTCGAGCTCTTCATCGCGTCGCGCTACCTGCGCGCCAAACGGCGCCAGGCCGTAATCGGCATCATCACCGGCATTTCCATCGCCGGCGTGATGGCGGGCGTGGCCTCGCTCATTATTGCGCTCGCTATCAACAACGGCTTCCGCCAGGACCTGCAAAACCGGCTGCTCGGTTCGACCTCGCACATCCAACTGCTGCGCGTGGAAAGCGACGGCATCCGCAACTGGCAATCGTTGTTGGAGCGGTTGAGCAAGGAACCGCACGTCGTTGCCGCCTCGCCCGCGATCTACGAACAGGTGCTGGTGTCGCGCGGGGCGCGGGCGAAAGGCGCGATTCTGAAGGGCATCCTGCCGGAATACGAACGCAAGGTCAGCGACATGCTGAAGAACGTGACCGTGGGCTCGGCGGCGCCGCTGGAACCGCAGCCTCCGTGCCCAGTCGTTCCAAACAGGAATGAAGTTGGAGTCGGCGCCGTCATTGACCGTATCGTTCCGCAGTCCGCAGCGGATTGCCAAAAACCGAGCACGGCCGGAACGGTGCCGGATGCGCTTAATCGCAGTGCATCGTTCCCGCCCGTCGTTCTCGGCAAGGACATGGCCGACGACCTCGGCGCCAGCGTCGGCTCGGTAGTCATGGTCATCAGCCCGCAAGGCGAGCTTACGCCCTTCGGCCTGGTGCCCAAGTACGCGCGTTTCAAGGTGGTCGGAATCTTCAACTCCGGCTTCTACGATTACGACAGCTCCTGGGCGTTCATTCGCCTCGCCGACGCCCAGCAACTCTTCGGCCTCGGCGACCTGGTGTCGGTAATCGAGTTCAAGATCGCCGACATTTACCAAGCTGGCCAAGTCGGCACAGAGCTTCAGCACGCTGCCGGACCCGGCTTCATGGCTACCAACTGGATGGAGCAGAACCGCGCTCTGTTTCGCGCCCTGCGCCTGGAACGCGTGGTCACGTTCATCACTATCGGGCTCATCGTCTTCGTCGCCGCGCTCAACATCCTCATCTCGCTCATCATGATGGTAATGGAGAAAACGCGCGACATTGCCGTGCTGATATCGATGGGGGCGAAGAAACGGCAGGTGCGGCGCATATTCATTGCCCAAGGCGTGCTGATCGGGATTATCGGCACTGCGCTCGGGCTGGTGCTCGGATATGCGCTTTCCTGGGCCGGCGGTCACTACCACTTCATCTCGCTGTCGCCCGAGGTGTACTCGATTGATTACGTCCCCTTCGCCCCGCGCGCGATTGACGGCGTATGGGTGTCGCTGGTCGCCATCGGAGTCTCATTCGTCGCCACCATTTACCCCTCGTGGTCGGCGTCGTCCATACTCCCTGCCGAGGCGTTGCGTTATGAGTAG
- a CDS encoding ABC transporter ATP-binding protein, with translation MDKSEILRVNNLKKVFRSGSSDLVLFDNLFFRVQTGEMLAIVGQSGAGKSTLLHILGALDSASGGDVYCAHVKLQSLTGEAAAEFRNREVGFVWQFHYLLPEFSALDNVAMPLLVRGVRRNEAEKEAAAWLREVGLEDRAHHRSGELSGGEQQRVALARALVTRPKLLLADEPTGDLDNRTAEAVFDLIARLHRDYGLTSLIATHNLAFARRCSRVMRLEAGRLEEVPPQSLPVA, from the coding sequence ATGGACAAGTCCGAGATTCTGCGGGTCAATAACCTCAAAAAGGTGTTTCGCTCCGGCAGTTCGGACTTGGTGCTCTTTGACAATTTGTTCTTCCGGGTGCAGACGGGAGAGATGCTGGCCATCGTGGGACAGTCGGGGGCGGGTAAATCTACCCTATTGCACATTCTCGGAGCGCTTGATAGCGCTTCCGGAGGTGACGTATACTGCGCCCACGTAAAGCTGCAATCGCTCACCGGTGAAGCGGCAGCCGAGTTTCGCAACCGCGAGGTTGGATTTGTCTGGCAGTTTCATTATTTACTGCCGGAATTCAGTGCGCTAGACAACGTGGCCATGCCCCTGCTGGTCCGGGGCGTGAGAAGAAACGAAGCGGAAAAAGAAGCTGCAGCGTGGTTGCGCGAAGTGGGGTTAGAGGATCGCGCGCACCATCGTTCCGGCGAGCTTTCTGGGGGGGAGCAGCAACGAGTTGCCCTCGCCCGGGCTCTGGTCACGAGGCCGAAATTGCTTTTGGCGGACGAACCCACGGGCGACCTCGATAACCGGACTGCTGAGGCGGTTTTTGATTTGATCGCCAGGCTACATCGCGACTACGGTCTTACCTCTCTCATTGCCACCCACAACCTTGCGTTCGCGCGCCGTTGCAGCCGCGTCATGCGGCTGGAAGCGGGGCGGCTGGAGGAAGTTCCCCCGCAATCGTTGCCGGTGGCATGA
- a CDS encoding ATP-dependent Clp protease ATP-binding subunit: MFERYTEKARRVIFFARYEASQFGSPYIETEHLLLGLLREDKALTNRFLRSHASVESIRKQIEGHTTIREKVSTSVDLPLSNECKRVLAYAAEEAERLSHKHIGTEHLLLGLLREEKCFAAEILHERGLRLSTIREELARSTQEKAAPQRNRESSLLSEFSRDLTQAAMDNQLDPLVGREQELERVVQILCRRTKNNPVLIGEPGVGKTAIVEGLAQRIADGEVPSFLSDKRILALDLSLIVAGTKYRGQFEERLKTIMKELMESQNAIIFIDELHTLVGAGSAEGSLDAANILKPALSRGEIQCIGATTPGEYRKSIEKDRSLERRFQSVKVPPPNEDDAVKILNGIKDRYEKFHAVSYTDEAVGFAVSHSNRYIPDRFLPDKAIDLIDEAGARVKLRQTSLPDEITEVQKRIKFIVHRMENAIANHEFEKARFYSDEERKERENLRALREKYHLDESSTGVVGREDIEDVVSRWTGVPITSIKEEESQKLLRIEDELHKRVISQEKAISALARAIRRSRAGLKSPNRPIGSFLFLGPTGVGKTEVARTLAQFMFGSEKSLVRFDMSEFMEKHSVSKLIGSPPGYVGYEEGGQLTERVKRAPYSVVLLDEIEKAHPDVFNILLQVFEDGQLTDGLGNTVDFKNAIIIMTSNIGARHLQKRKGLGFEAASEDAVSKNVEDMVRNEVKRTFNPEFLNRLDEVILFNSLSEQDLIAIVELMVTQLNQNLAQKSITVTVNEEARKWILDKTLVDRSYGARPLRRALQKYIEDPLSEALIQGSINVRPAFLEVYLDGDRLFYRQVGEEKHEGVLLYSN, from the coding sequence ATGTTTGAACGGTACACGGAAAAAGCCCGGCGCGTCATTTTCTTCGCCCGCTACGAGGCCAGCCAGTTCGGTTCTCCCTACATCGAAACCGAGCACCTGCTGCTCGGCCTGTTACGCGAAGACAAGGCCCTCACCAATCGTTTCTTGCGGTCGCATGCCTCGGTCGAATCCATCCGCAAGCAGATTGAAGGTCACACCACCATCCGGGAAAAGGTTTCGACCTCCGTAGACCTGCCCTTGTCCAACGAATGCAAGCGCGTGCTCGCCTACGCCGCCGAGGAGGCCGAGCGCCTCTCGCACAAGCACATCGGCACCGAGCACCTGCTGCTGGGCCTGCTCCGGGAAGAAAAGTGTTTTGCCGCCGAGATTCTGCACGAGCGCGGCCTGCGCCTTTCCACCATCCGGGAAGAGCTGGCGCGCAGCACGCAGGAAAAAGCGGCGCCGCAGCGCAACCGCGAGTCCTCGCTGCTCAGCGAGTTTTCGCGCGACCTTACGCAGGCCGCCATGGACAACCAGCTCGATCCGCTGGTCGGCCGCGAGCAGGAATTGGAGCGCGTGGTGCAGATTCTCTGCCGCCGCACCAAGAACAACCCCGTCCTGATCGGCGAACCCGGCGTGGGCAAGACCGCCATTGTCGAAGGACTGGCGCAGCGCATCGCCGACGGCGAAGTTCCGTCGTTCCTCTCCGACAAACGCATCCTCGCGCTCGATCTTTCGTTAATCGTTGCCGGAACCAAGTACCGCGGCCAGTTCGAAGAGCGGCTCAAGACCATCATGAAGGAGCTGATGGAGTCGCAGAACGCCATCATCTTCATTGACGAGCTGCACACGCTGGTGGGGGCGGGCTCGGCCGAAGGCTCGCTCGACGCCGCCAACATCCTCAAGCCGGCGCTGTCGCGCGGCGAGATTCAGTGCATCGGCGCCACCACCCCGGGCGAGTACCGCAAGTCCATCGAAAAGGACCGCTCTTTGGAGCGCCGCTTCCAGTCCGTCAAGGTGCCGCCGCCGAACGAGGACGACGCGGTCAAGATTCTCAACGGCATTAAAGACCGCTACGAGAAATTCCACGCGGTCAGCTACACCGACGAGGCTGTCGGCTTCGCCGTGTCGCACTCCAACCGCTACATCCCGGACCGCTTCCTGCCCGACAAGGCCATCGATCTCATCGACGAGGCGGGCGCGCGCGTCAAGCTGCGCCAGACCTCGCTGCCCGACGAGATCACCGAGGTGCAGAAGCGCATCAAGTTCATCGTCCACCGCATGGAGAACGCCATCGCGAACCACGAGTTCGAGAAGGCGCGCTTCTACTCGGACGAAGAGCGCAAGGAACGCGAGAACCTGCGCGCCCTGCGCGAGAAATACCATCTCGACGAGTCCTCCACCGGCGTTGTTGGCCGCGAGGACATTGAGGACGTGGTTTCCCGATGGACCGGCGTGCCCATCACCTCCATCAAGGAAGAGGAATCGCAGAAGCTGCTGCGCATCGAAGACGAACTGCACAAGCGCGTTATCTCACAGGAGAAGGCGATCTCGGCACTGGCGCGTGCCATTCGCCGCAGCCGTGCCGGACTGAAATCACCTAACCGGCCCATCGGCTCGTTCCTGTTCCTGGGGCCCACGGGCGTCGGCAAGACCGAAGTCGCCCGCACCCTGGCGCAGTTCATGTTCGGCAGCGAGAAGTCGCTGGTCCGCTTCGATATGTCGGAGTTCATGGAAAAGCACTCGGTCAGCAAGCTGATCGGCTCGCCTCCCGGATACGTGGGCTACGAAGAGGGCGGGCAGTTGACCGAGCGCGTCAAGCGCGCCCCTTACTCCGTCGTCCTGCTGGACGAAATCGAGAAGGCGCACCCGGACGTGTTCAACATCCTGTTGCAGGTGTTTGAAGACGGCCAGTTGACCGACGGCCTCGGCAACACGGTGGACTTCAAGAACGCGATCATCATCATGACCTCCAACATCGGCGCCCGCCACCTGCAGAAGCGCAAGGGGCTGGGCTTCGAAGCGGCCAGCGAGGATGCCGTTTCCAAGAACGTCGAGGACATGGTGCGCAACGAAGTGAAGCGCACCTTCAACCCCGAGTTCCTCAACCGCCTGGACGAGGTCATCCTGTTCAACTCGCTTAGCGAGCAGGACCTGATCGCCATCGTCGAACTGATGGTCACCCAGTTGAACCAGAACCTGGCACAGAAGTCGATCACCGTCACGGTGAACGAGGAAGCGCGCAAATGGATTCTGGACAAGACCCTGGTGGACCGCAGCTACGGCGCGCGTCCGCTCCGCCGGGCCCTGCAGAAGTACATCGAGGACCCGCTCAGCGAAGCGCTCATCCAGGGCTCGATCAACGTGCGCCCCGCCTTCCTCGAGGTCTACCTCGACGGCGACCGCCTCTTCTACCGCCAGGTCGGCGAGGAGAAACACGAAGGCGTGCTGCTGTACAGCAACTAG
- a CDS encoding AraC family transcriptional regulator, translated as MDVLSEVLKVVKLESAFFFNAEFSAPWRIRSPQSCKLAPYINHPDGHVIVYHLLIEGKAYAQLEDKRVALSAGDIVIFPHGDTHYLESGHALRTVDSEDELQRIFSERLKLSRIGGGGEVTRLVCGFMVCEPRLSKVFLAGLPPVFKVNIREDESGQWLENSIRYSIAAASVTGAGGGAVLAKLCETLFVETLRRYVVQLPERQTGWLAGARDPEVGKVLALMHRRPAAPWTIAELANEAGLSRSVLAERFRQYLGEPPVAYLTRWRLQLGAQMLCSTSYSVAQIASEVGYDSEPAFNRAFKRQFGNPPARYRNEARIAS; from the coding sequence ATGGACGTCCTTTCGGAAGTGCTGAAAGTCGTAAAGCTGGAGAGCGCGTTTTTCTTCAACGCGGAGTTCTCGGCGCCGTGGAGGATTCGATCGCCGCAATCCTGCAAGCTGGCGCCTTATATCAACCACCCCGACGGGCACGTCATCGTTTACCACCTGCTGATTGAAGGCAAGGCCTACGCCCAACTGGAGGACAAGCGCGTCGCGCTCAGTGCCGGGGATATCGTGATCTTCCCGCATGGCGACACGCACTATTTAGAGAGCGGCCATGCGCTACGTACCGTGGACAGCGAGGACGAGCTGCAGCGGATTTTTTCCGAGCGCCTGAAGCTCTCGCGGATCGGCGGCGGAGGCGAGGTTACCCGGCTGGTGTGCGGCTTCATGGTCTGCGAGCCACGACTCAGCAAGGTCTTCCTGGCGGGACTGCCCCCGGTGTTCAAGGTGAACATTCGCGAAGACGAGTCCGGGCAATGGCTGGAGAACTCCATTCGCTACTCCATCGCGGCCGCAAGCGTGACAGGCGCGGGAGGTGGGGCTGTTCTAGCGAAGCTCTGCGAGACATTGTTCGTGGAAACCTTACGGCGCTACGTCGTTCAACTGCCGGAGCGGCAAACCGGGTGGCTGGCAGGAGCGCGAGATCCGGAAGTCGGGAAGGTACTCGCCTTGATGCATCGCCGGCCGGCGGCGCCGTGGACAATCGCGGAGCTCGCCAATGAAGCAGGTCTCTCACGATCCGTGCTGGCGGAACGGTTTCGGCAGTATCTCGGGGAACCGCCGGTTGCATATCTCACGCGCTGGCGGCTGCAACTGGGCGCGCAGATGCTTTGTTCAACGAGCTACAGCGTAGCCCAGATTGCATCCGAAGTAGGCTACGATTCGGAACCGGCTTTTAACCGCGCTTTCAAGCGCCAGTTCGGCAACCCTCCTGCGCGCTACAGGAACGAGGCGAGAATCGCTAGCTAG
- a CDS encoding isoprenylcysteine carboxylmethyltransferase family protein, protein MKRLLAFVYGVACYLVFLATFVYAIGFIGNLYVPNSLDSAAVTPLGRALIINSALLMLFALQHSIMARKWFKDAWTRIVPPPVERSTYVLFSSLALMLMFAFWQPMGIVLWKVSSPVLSSLITGIFALGWGLVFVSTLLINHFDLFGVRQVWLYLQKRPYTQLVFRTPLFYRYIRHPLYLGWLMVFWATPTMTAAHLLFAVATTGYILVAIQFEERDLIRIHGARYEQYRLEVPMILPVGGARVAPTRRADAAYGD, encoded by the coding sequence ATGAAACGACTATTAGCCTTTGTCTACGGGGTGGCGTGCTACCTCGTTTTTCTCGCGACCTTCGTTTACGCGATCGGGTTTATCGGCAACTTGTACGTGCCGAATTCGCTCGACTCGGCCGCCGTGACGCCCCTGGGACGGGCGCTGATCATCAACTCCGCGCTGCTGATGCTGTTCGCGCTGCAACACAGCATCATGGCGCGGAAGTGGTTCAAGGATGCGTGGACGCGGATCGTGCCGCCGCCGGTGGAGCGCAGCACCTACGTGCTCTTCAGCAGCCTGGCGTTGATGCTGATGTTCGCATTCTGGCAGCCCATGGGAATCGTGCTGTGGAAGGTGAGCTCGCCTGTGCTCAGCAGCCTGATTACCGGCATCTTCGCGCTGGGTTGGGGTTTGGTGTTCGTCTCTACGTTGCTCATCAACCATTTCGACCTGTTCGGGGTGCGCCAGGTGTGGCTGTATCTGCAGAAGCGGCCGTACACCCAACTGGTGTTTCGGACGCCGCTTTTCTACCGATATATCCGGCATCCGCTTTACCTGGGTTGGCTGATGGTGTTCTGGGCAACACCGACGATGACGGCAGCGCACCTGCTGTTCGCGGTGGCGACCACGGGGTACATCCTGGTGGCGATTCAGTTCGAGGAGCGCGACCTGATCCGGATCCACGGCGCCCGCTACGAACAATATCGCCTCGAGGTGCCGATGATCCTGCCGGTCGGGGGCGCGCGCGTGGCGCCGACGCGGCGAGCAGACGCCGCCTATGGCGATTAA
- a CDS encoding glutaredoxin family protein, with protein sequence MELIVYSSSWCPDCRIAKRFLAKHNIPYKEIDIEETPGAAQEILARTGQRSIPQFVINGTWVQPYRAGEGFLYEEMSQLLGIDDDPAAAND encoded by the coding sequence ATGGAACTCATCGTTTACTCATCCAGTTGGTGCCCAGACTGCCGCATTGCCAAACGATTTCTTGCCAAGCACAACATCCCGTACAAAGAAATTGATATCGAAGAGACGCCCGGCGCGGCGCAGGAGATCCTCGCCCGCACCGGCCAACGCTCCATCCCGCAGTTCGTCATCAACGGCACCTGGGTCCAGCCCTACCGTGCCGGCGAAGGTTTCCTCTACGAGGAAATGAGCCAACTGCTCGGCATCGACGACGATCCCGCCGCCGCCAACGACTGA
- a CDS encoding chloride channel protein: MTGPIDGSPGPDPTLPFPQPNDNGSPARAASVAGLVEGPVPTAVKFRMLLVSFLAAAIGAGAGLIAYALYNLIGLFTNLAFYHQLSFRFRSPGATTLGLWIIVIPVVGGVIVGVMAKYGSPKIRGHGIPEAMEAVLISRSKIEPKVAILKPISAAIAIGTGGPFGAEGPIIQTGGSVGSLVGQLFHMTAAERKVLLACGAGAGMAATFNTPIAAVVLAIELLLFEFKSRSFIPLVIASTIATSVHIELMGPGQMFKVSAVDFGVPTALPWYVLLGLLCGLAAVGFSKLLYWVEDQFDKLPLDKMWWPAIGAFGLGIIGYFVPRVLGVGYDTITAILNNQLALKLLLLVMVFKALALVISLGSGTSGGLLAPMFMSSAAMGGAFAMGLNYGLGTHLAPGAFALVAMGAVFGAASRATFTFIIFAFEITRDYNAVLPLMLVCVIADGIAMFFTSTSIMTEKLARRGLHIHQDYEPDVLQQVQVSETMSSDVSTIPGTTTVGDLAQRLASHDPHLVNHAAWPLVDGTARLTGIVTRGDIMRALEQDPAGAMTVREAGSKSLIVTYPDELLSSAAEKMLHHNVGRLPVVSRKDSTQIIGYLGRSGIMAARLKRLQEEYVREPGWIGRLSRR; this comes from the coding sequence ATGACCGGACCCATCGACGGCTCTCCCGGGCCGGACCCTACGCTTCCATTTCCCCAGCCCAACGACAACGGTTCTCCCGCGCGCGCCGCCAGCGTAGCCGGTCTGGTCGAAGGCCCCGTTCCTACGGCGGTCAAGTTCCGCATGCTGCTGGTGTCATTCCTGGCGGCCGCCATCGGCGCCGGCGCCGGCTTGATCGCCTACGCGCTCTACAACCTCATCGGGCTGTTCACTAACCTGGCGTTCTACCACCAGCTCTCGTTCCGCTTTCGCAGCCCCGGGGCGACCACCCTGGGCCTGTGGATCATCGTCATACCAGTCGTCGGCGGCGTGATCGTGGGGGTGATGGCGAAGTACGGTTCGCCCAAGATCCGCGGCCACGGAATTCCCGAAGCGATGGAAGCCGTGCTGATCAGCCGCAGCAAGATCGAGCCCAAGGTCGCGATTCTGAAGCCGATCTCCGCCGCCATCGCCATCGGCACGGGCGGCCCGTTCGGCGCGGAAGGTCCGATCATCCAGACTGGGGGCTCGGTCGGCTCGCTGGTCGGCCAGCTCTTTCACATGACGGCCGCCGAGCGCAAAGTGCTGCTCGCCTGCGGCGCCGGAGCCGGCATGGCGGCGACCTTCAACACGCCCATCGCCGCCGTGGTATTGGCGATCGAGCTGCTGCTGTTCGAATTCAAGTCGCGCTCGTTTATCCCGCTGGTCATCGCCTCGACCATTGCCACCAGCGTGCACATCGAGCTGATGGGTCCTGGGCAGATGTTCAAGGTCTCGGCGGTAGATTTCGGCGTGCCCACGGCGCTGCCCTGGTACGTGCTGCTCGGGCTGCTGTGCGGCCTGGCCGCCGTCGGGTTCAGCAAATTGCTTTACTGGGTGGAAGATCAGTTCGACAAGCTCCCGCTGGACAAGATGTGGTGGCCGGCGATCGGCGCGTTCGGGCTGGGCATCATCGGCTACTTCGTGCCGCGCGTGCTCGGCGTCGGCTACGACACCATTACCGCCATTCTGAACAACCAGCTCGCGCTGAAATTGCTCCTCCTCGTCATGGTGTTCAAGGCGCTGGCGCTGGTGATTTCGCTCGGGTCCGGTACTTCGGGCGGCTTGCTGGCGCCGATGTTCATGTCCAGCGCGGCCATGGGCGGCGCGTTCGCCATGGGGCTGAACTACGGTTTGGGCACGCACCTTGCGCCGGGCGCATTCGCGCTGGTCGCCATGGGCGCGGTGTTCGGGGCAGCGTCGCGGGCGACGTTCACCTTCATCATCTTCGCCTTCGAAATTACCCGCGACTACAATGCCGTGCTGCCGCTGATGCTGGTGTGCGTCATCGCCGACGGCATTGCCATGTTCTTCACCTCGACCTCGATCATGACGGAGAAGCTGGCGCGCCGCGGCCTGCACATCCACCAGGATTACGAGCCGGACGTGCTGCAGCAGGTGCAGGTTTCGGAAACCATGTCCAGCGATGTCTCCACCATTCCTGGGACCACGACGGTCGGCGACCTGGCGCAGCGGCTGGCGTCGCACGATCCCCACCTGGTGAATCACGCGGCGTGGCCGCTGGTGGACGGTACGGCCCGGTTGACCGGCATCGTCACGCGGGGTGACATTATGCGGGCGCTGGAGCAGGATCCCGCCGGCGCGATGACCGTCCGCGAGGCCGGCAGTAAAAGCCTGATCGTGACGTATCCGGATGAACTGCTGTCCAGCGCGGCGGAGAAGATGCTGCACCACAACGTAGGACGCCTGCCGGTAGTCAGCCGCAAGGACTCAACCCAGATCATCGGCTATCTTGGCCGCTCCGGGATCATGGCCGCCCGTCTCAAGCGCCTGCAGGAAGAATACGTCCGCGAGCCCGGCTGGATTGGGCGCCTCTCGCGAAGATAA
- a CDS encoding MarR family transcriptional regulator, translating to MSPRGNFQPNYKALAEFRYQIRRFLRFSEETARAGGLEPQQYQLMLALKGIPDSVRHRVGEIAERLQIQHHSTVELVDRLARRGLIRRRRSEADRREVLLELTPRGDKLLQEMALRHREELREMAPDLVAALKRVVRDTQADNGSRPGRSKANRS from the coding sequence ATGAGCCCGCGCGGCAACTTCCAACCGAACTACAAGGCGTTGGCGGAGTTTCGTTACCAGATCCGCCGGTTCCTCCGTTTCAGCGAAGAGACGGCGCGTGCCGGCGGCCTCGAGCCGCAGCAGTACCAGCTCATGCTGGCGCTCAAAGGCATACCCGACAGCGTCCGCCACCGCGTCGGCGAGATCGCCGAGCGGCTCCAGATCCAGCATCACAGCACGGTGGAGCTGGTGGACCGGCTGGCGCGGCGCGGACTTATCAGGCGCCGCCGCAGCGAGGCGGACCGCCGCGAGGTCTTGCTTGAGCTCACACCCCGCGGCGACAAGCTGCTGCAGGAGATGGCGCTGCGTCACCGGGAGGAATTGCGCGAGATGGCGCCCGACCTGGTCGCCGCGCTCAAGAGAGTGGTACGCGACACGCAGGCAGATAACGGGTCGCGACCCGGCAGGAGCAAAGCAAACCGCAGTTGA